One Sphingopyxis macrogoltabida genomic region harbors:
- the ubiA gene encoding 4-hydroxybenzoate octaprenyltransferase: MTAIHPPDSQHRGFVALLPARARPYALLARFDRPIGWWLLYWPCAFALALGGGAVSHWPLFLWLLLGAIAMRGAGCVYNDIVDRDLDAKVARTASRPIASGAVSVRRALLWALILSLVGLAVLLQLPRGAQIVALGSLLLVAGYPFMKRITWWPQAWLGLVFSWGALVAWVAVGGQDGLALPLLYAGCIAWVIGYDTIYALQDIEDDMLVGVKSSARAMGRHVRGGVALCYGTALAAWGGALWAVRPDPLVLVALLPAAVHFTGQVVTLDPANEADALAKFRSNRFAGLLVFAAMLVVGSAP; this comes from the coding sequence ATGACTGCAATCCATCCTCCCGACAGCCAGCACCGGGGTTTCGTCGCCCTGCTGCCGGCCCGTGCGCGGCCCTATGCGCTGCTCGCGCGCTTCGACCGGCCGATCGGCTGGTGGCTGCTTTACTGGCCGTGCGCCTTCGCGCTTGCGCTCGGGGGCGGGGCGGTCAGCCATTGGCCGCTGTTCCTGTGGCTGCTGCTCGGCGCGATTGCGATGCGCGGTGCCGGCTGCGTGTATAACGATATCGTCGACCGCGACCTCGACGCGAAGGTTGCGCGCACCGCGTCGCGCCCGATCGCGAGCGGGGCGGTATCGGTGCGGCGTGCGCTGCTGTGGGCGCTGATCCTGTCGCTTGTCGGGCTGGCCGTGCTGCTCCAGCTGCCGCGCGGTGCGCAGATCGTTGCGCTGGGCAGTCTGCTGCTGGTCGCGGGCTATCCGTTCATGAAGCGCATCACCTGGTGGCCGCAAGCGTGGCTGGGGCTTGTGTTCAGCTGGGGCGCGCTCGTCGCGTGGGTAGCGGTCGGCGGGCAGGACGGCCTCGCGCTGCCCTTGCTCTACGCCGGCTGCATCGCGTGGGTGATCGGCTATGACACAATCTATGCGCTGCAGGATATCGAGGACGATATGCTTGTCGGCGTGAAGTCGAGTGCGCGCGCGATGGGGCGTCATGTCCGCGGCGGCGTCGCGCTTTGCTACGGCACGGCACTGGCGGCGTGGGGCGGGGCATTATGGGCAGTGCGTCCCGATCCGCTGGTGCTCGTCGCATTGCTTCCGGCGGCGGTGCATTTCACCGGACAGGTGGTGACGCTCGACCCGGCGAACGAGGCCGATGCGCTGGCGAAGTTCCGCAGCAATCGGTTTGCGGGCCTGCTCGTCTTCGCCGCGATGCTCGTCGTTGGCAGCGCGCCCTGA
- the smc gene encoding chromosome segregation protein SMC translates to MQIKRLRLTGFKSFVEPTELRIEPGLTGVVGPNGCGKSNLLEAIRWVMGESSPKSMRGGGMEDVIFAGTSTRPARDFAEVAIHCDTEGALVAGLSDASEGHELEIIRRIERGAGSAYRANSRDVRAKDVALIFADAATGAHSPALVSQGKIANVIAAKPTDRRAMLEEAAGIAGLHVRRKDAEQKLRATETNLTRLSEIVADMEVRANALRRQARAAEKYKRLSDEIRVAEARLIYARWRDAAAAADQARRDADAAEAAVKTAQDELETVSKAQTEVATRVAAARSDAQTQRDALAEATATQVRLQGEERAALQRLEDLAAQQRRIADDRAHEGELAREAHSALTALDTETKSLAQEIAGHDAGKAALAEASLAAQARLRDAEVALAQARARAASEAADRRIAASARDSAESAVRRVAGDKARVDAEVAALGESDALAARQIESAAAAGEAEAAIAAAETALQDAEADREATAADLAGVEAGLAEARAALAALDGEAATLERALAAARSGDDRVLDQLRVAAGYEAALAAALGDDLDAGTDRQAARSWGGADPVKADPALPAGTRTLADFVTAPAALARRLAQVAVAETDDGQPLAVGQRLVTTEGVMRRWDGFVTRGDGATATERLQRQNRLDALAAQRPQVELGVQELRDRRDAAAAKSARIVEAAAAARKALAQADEARRTALRAADQAQAALDRHRDAAALFDRRLGEIAEAAKEAAEALAVAEAALAALPDDSIARAALEAEEAAAERARTDAGTARDALAAHERALAALNERQAVVSAEIKSWKARAGEAARRVTEMDKRADALAAEAAKLADLPERLAAQRVAVEQQQTALREKVGAAEAQERAAEAALREAETALAAIRERVAAARETRAGAIARSENAELRRIEMGRLSGERFECPPPLLPQKAGFDSAEVGDATHESTQHDRLIADRERLGPVNLVAADELAELDTEREKNAAEIEELTQAVNRLRGSIGNLNREGRVRLLAAFETVNEHFQRLFTTLFNGGQAHLELVDSDDPLEAGLEIMAQPPGKRLGTLTLLSGGEQALTAVALIFGLFLTNPAPICVLDEVDAPLDDANIERFCDLLDRMTRETNTRYLIVTHNAVTMARMHRLFGVTMIEKGVSRLVSVDLGGAEELLAAE, encoded by the coding sequence GTGCAGATAAAGCGCTTGCGCCTGACCGGTTTCAAAAGCTTCGTCGAACCCACCGAGCTGCGCATCGAACCCGGTCTGACCGGCGTCGTCGGTCCCAACGGCTGCGGCAAGTCGAACCTGCTTGAAGCGATTCGCTGGGTGATGGGCGAATCCTCGCCGAAATCGATGCGCGGGGGCGGGATGGAAGATGTCATCTTCGCCGGCACCTCGACCCGTCCGGCGCGCGACTTTGCCGAGGTCGCAATCCATTGCGACACCGAAGGGGCGCTGGTCGCCGGATTATCCGACGCGAGCGAAGGCCACGAACTCGAAATCATCCGCCGCATCGAACGCGGCGCCGGCTCCGCCTATCGCGCCAACAGCCGCGACGTGCGCGCCAAGGATGTCGCGCTGATCTTCGCCGACGCGGCAACCGGCGCGCACAGCCCGGCGCTGGTCAGCCAGGGCAAGATCGCCAATGTCATCGCGGCGAAGCCCACCGACCGCCGCGCCATGCTTGAGGAAGCGGCGGGCATCGCGGGGCTGCACGTCCGCCGCAAGGACGCCGAGCAGAAACTGCGCGCGACCGAAACCAACCTCACCCGCCTGTCCGAAATCGTCGCCGATATGGAGGTGCGCGCCAACGCGCTGCGCCGGCAGGCCCGCGCGGCGGAGAAATACAAGAGGCTGAGCGACGAGATCCGCGTCGCCGAAGCACGGCTCATCTATGCACGCTGGCGCGATGCGGCTGCCGCCGCCGACCAGGCGCGGCGCGACGCCGACGCGGCCGAAGCCGCGGTAAAGACCGCGCAGGACGAGCTCGAAACCGTCTCGAAGGCGCAGACCGAGGTTGCGACGCGCGTCGCTGCGGCGCGCAGCGATGCGCAGACGCAGCGCGACGCGCTGGCCGAGGCGACCGCGACGCAGGTGCGGCTGCAAGGCGAGGAACGCGCCGCGCTCCAACGCCTCGAAGATTTGGCGGCGCAGCAGCGACGCATCGCCGACGACCGTGCGCACGAAGGCGAACTGGCGCGCGAAGCCCATAGCGCGCTCACCGCACTCGATACCGAGACGAAATCGCTCGCGCAGGAGATCGCCGGGCACGACGCCGGCAAGGCGGCACTCGCCGAAGCCAGCCTCGCCGCGCAAGCGCGTCTCCGCGACGCCGAGGTCGCGCTGGCGCAGGCGCGCGCCAGAGCGGCGAGCGAAGCCGCCGACCGGCGCATCGCCGCCTCGGCCCGCGACAGCGCCGAAAGCGCGGTGCGCCGCGTCGCCGGCGACAAGGCGCGGGTCGACGCCGAAGTTGCCGCGCTTGGCGAGAGCGACGCGCTCGCCGCGCGGCAGATCGAAAGCGCCGCGGCTGCCGGCGAAGCCGAAGCCGCGATCGCGGCGGCCGAAACCGCGCTGCAGGACGCCGAGGCCGACCGCGAAGCCACCGCCGCCGACCTCGCGGGCGTCGAAGCCGGACTGGCCGAGGCCCGCGCCGCGCTCGCCGCGCTCGACGGCGAGGCCGCAACGCTCGAGCGTGCTTTGGCGGCAGCGCGTAGCGGCGACGACCGCGTTCTCGACCAGTTGCGCGTTGCCGCCGGCTATGAGGCCGCGCTCGCCGCAGCGCTCGGCGACGACCTCGACGCCGGAACCGACAGGCAGGCGGCGCGCAGTTGGGGCGGCGCCGACCCGGTAAAGGCCGATCCGGCGCTCCCGGCCGGGACCCGCACGCTCGCGGATTTCGTGACCGCACCGGCGGCACTTGCGCGGCGCCTCGCACAGGTTGCAGTCGCCGAAACCGACGACGGGCAACCGCTCGCGGTGGGCCAACGGCTGGTGACCACCGAAGGCGTGATGCGCCGCTGGGACGGCTTCGTTACCCGCGGCGACGGCGCGACCGCGACCGAGCGCCTGCAACGCCAGAACCGGCTCGACGCGCTCGCGGCGCAGCGACCACAGGTCGAACTGGGCGTGCAGGAATTGCGCGACCGGCGCGATGCCGCCGCGGCAAAGAGCGCCCGGATCGTCGAAGCTGCCGCAGCGGCGCGCAAGGCACTGGCGCAGGCCGACGAGGCGCGCCGGACCGCGCTGCGCGCTGCCGATCAGGCGCAAGCCGCGCTCGATCGTCACCGCGACGCCGCCGCGCTTTTCGACCGCCGGCTGGGCGAAATCGCCGAAGCCGCGAAAGAGGCTGCCGAGGCGCTGGCGGTGGCCGAAGCCGCGCTCGCGGCGCTGCCCGACGACAGCATCGCGCGCGCCGCGCTCGAAGCCGAAGAGGCAGCGGCCGAACGCGCCCGCACCGACGCCGGCACCGCCCGCGATGCGCTCGCCGCGCACGAACGCGCACTCGCGGCGCTGAACGAACGCCAGGCGGTGGTCAGCGCCGAGATCAAGAGCTGGAAGGCCCGCGCTGGCGAGGCCGCACGCCGCGTGACCGAAATGGACAAGCGCGCCGACGCGCTTGCCGCCGAGGCCGCCAAGCTTGCCGACCTGCCGGAGCGGCTCGCGGCGCAACGCGTCGCGGTCGAGCAGCAGCAGACCGCGCTGCGCGAAAAGGTAGGCGCCGCCGAAGCGCAGGAACGGGCCGCCGAAGCGGCGCTGCGCGAAGCCGAAACGGCGCTGGCCGCGATCCGCGAACGCGTCGCGGCCGCGCGCGAAACCCGCGCCGGCGCGATTGCACGCTCCGAAAATGCCGAGCTCCGCCGCATCGAAATGGGCCGCCTGTCGGGCGAGCGCTTCGAATGCCCGCCGCCGCTGCTGCCCCAGAAGGCCGGTTTCGACAGCGCCGAGGTCGGCGACGCCACGCACGAATCGACGCAGCACGACAGGCTGATCGCCGACCGCGAACGGCTGGGCCCGGTGAACCTCGTCGCTGCCGACGAGCTCGCCGAACTCGATACCGAGCGCGAAAAAAATGCCGCCGAGATCGAGGAACTGACGCAGGCGGTGAATCGCCTGCGCGGCTCGATCGGCAATCTCAACCGCGAGGGCCGGGTTCGCCTGCTGGCGGCGTTCGAGACGGTTAACGAGCATTTCCAGCGCCTTTTCACTACGCTGTTTAACGGCGGGCAGGCGCATCTCGAACTCGTCGATTCGGACGATCCGCTCGAGGCTGGGCTCGAGATCATGGCGCAGCCGCCGGGCAAGCGGCTCGGCACCCTGACACTGCTGTCAGGTGGCGAACAGGCGCTGACCGCCGTAGCGCTGATCTTCGGCCTGTTCCTGACCAATCCGGCGCCGATCTGTGTCCTCGACGAGGTCGACGCGCCGCTCGACGATGCGAATATCGAGCGTTTCTGCGACCTGCTCGACCGCATGACGCGCGAAACCAACACCCGCTATCTGATCGTCACCCATAATGCGGTGACGATGGCGCGCATGCACCGCCTGTTCGGGGTGACGATGATCGAAAAGGGCGTCAGCCGCCTTGTCTCGGTCGATCTGGGCGGTGCCGAGGAACTGCTCGCCGCGGAGTGA